A window of the Neofelis nebulosa isolate mNeoNeb1 chromosome 13, mNeoNeb1.pri, whole genome shotgun sequence genome harbors these coding sequences:
- the MKI67 gene encoding proliferation marker protein Ki-67 isoform X3, protein MGPTGRLVTIKRSGADGPHFPLSLSTCWFGRGIECDIRIQLPVVSKQHCKIEINGQEAMLFNFSSTNPTQVNGSTIDGPVQLKHGDVITVVDRSFRYENESHKDGRKSTEFLGQRRKQESLHRVSRSSLSSDPDKTEGTPLKRRRVSFGGRLKPELFDENLPPNTPLKRGETPRRSLVSHTPPVLKKIIKVGSTDRPQPSGKEDSSGLHLEVTAQPQFAGSPARDPTRTSPGARDPHRRSPKASSVSGGSKSHHTDVPKRGGRKSGGLLSKRTSIDRSQHDILQRIYSKRRSGASEANLVVAKSWADVVKLGAKQTQAKAVKHGPQRQLSKRPRKANTPKKPVSGVHSEFSTGHANSPCTIIIGKAHLEKVNVPARPYRMLNNFVINKKVDFNEDLSGLTEMFQTPAAKVKPQTMSLRPSAFSDSEDVVRKEFQVPDSGEKPLLCTSETFGENVFPVTQNGPQEPSDTSLASPVLRRQSIRVNVNIEKTPGSGAPKATSSANRLRRSVGPRSIQMPGAGRKDEEAKMDAVENAPGRLLRKTPQREQKLEGAAKEQESYFEASENDTEPKENSEEVVAVRRSRRYSEQNQEPAADLTPLKTWQDTEPKEDLGGIQGLLRTPIRALEPKEAENKTAEKRQKSSKLELAGTPAAMSVQLETPPQKVDLEEGPLALGKPIQMPGGSTHSHGEPAGGDKNSGLFNRTPEQKLSPAEKVPGSKRRPRTPKKKNHSLEDLAGLRELFQTPSHTDKPMTGDQTTKAPCQSPLPGRGNMPASQKRWLETPPQKVGLEEEPSALRKPTQMPGESTNSHREPGGDDEDINLFNKTPGQKPNPAVTKSKRRPRTPKRKAHSLEDLAGLRELFQTPNHTDKPMADDPTTKAPSKSPLAELVNTPASRRRLCKTPPQKVDLEEEASALQKSTQMPGERPHEHREPVGGDEDIGLFKETPKQKLDPAENVAGSKRRSRTPKKKVQSLEDLVGLKELFQTPEHTPDPVTVDQTTRVPCKSPQAEPVNTPASRNRRLKTPQKVDLEEEPSALRSSTQMSGESPHEHREPVGSDVDIGLFKETPKQELDPAENVAGSKRRPRTPKKKVHSLEDLDGLRGLFQTPDHTDKQMTGDQTTKAPCKSLPAGPGNTPASQKRWLETSPQKMGLEEEPSALRKPTQMPGESTNSHREPGGDDEDINLFNKTPGQKPNPAVTKSKRRPRTPKRKAHSLEDLAGLRELFQTPNHTDKPMADDPATKAPCKSPLAALVNTPASLRRLCKTPPQKVDLEEEASALQKSTQMPGERPHEHREPVGGDEDIGLFKETPKQKLDPAENVAGSKRRPRTPKKKVQSLEDLVGLKELFQTPSHTDKPMAGDQTTKAPCQSPLPGPGNTPASKKRRLETPPQKVGLEEEPPALGKSTQMPGESPHEHTESGGEDKDIKLFNKTPEQKLKPADNVTGSKRRPRTPPKKVQSLEDLVGLKELFQTPEQTKKTTAVVKTAVVPCKSPLAETVNIPTHMKTRLKVALGKVTIEDELSAVTKPTHRPEEATRTHREPVGEDEDIRLFKETPKQKLDPAENVAGSKRRPRTPKKKVQSLEDLVGLKELFQTPDPGTGDQTTKVPCKSPRAEPVNTPANGKRWLETPPQKVDLEEEPSALRKPTRMPGESPHEHREPGGKDEDINLFKETLKRKLNPTENVTGSKKQPRTPRGNIQSVEDLVGLKELFQTPNHTDKPMTGDQTTKAPCQSPLAGPGNKPTNRRRRLKTPPQKVDLEEEPSALRKPTQLPGESPHEHREPVGGDADIGLFKETPKPKLEPVRNVSRSKRRPRTPKKKVQSLGDLAGLKELFQTTDPVTGDRTTKAPFQSPLAGPGNKPTNRRRRLKTPPQKADLKEEPSALRKPTQTPEESTHSLRESGGDDKDVKLFNRTAKQKLGPTENVTGRKNRPRVPNPTQPLEDLASFRESFPRPDHTKQWGDAGSIQGAPKQTPDGGKPVKPLARVRRAPRGKPVEDLAGHRDPVKSRSESSVSPSPKRKRGNEGGGPGTKRLRSVTPAQATAEEKPPLKKRRGAPREGRDPPEPLAAKRKLRIVAERMDVPEDLTSGKKESRTEGREVGRTTASPQQAMSLRSRRPNKTKLEEQRPEPVKAAAEKVKTDRNDKKPRKTSQQTKPQSPEGRAKSSTPAGRVRASRMCLRSTRPRKVPLPDVAEEKQREKGVGVHVKNREEEVTQRSDAMSLRSRKVKIPPGGNALESESQQRVTRSAKRCAGNIKKDEDNACIKKIRTRSRRDNEDV, encoded by the exons GAATCTCTGCATCGAGTCTCAAGATCTAGCCTCTCTTCCGACCCTG ATAAGACTGAGGGAACACCCCTGAAAAGAAGGCGGGTCTCCTTTGGTGGTCGTCTGAAGCCGGAGTTATTTGATGAAAACTTACCTCCTAATACACCTCTCAAGAGAGGAGAAACACCCAGAAGGTCACTTGTAAGCCACACTCCACCTGTCCTGAAGAAAATCATCAAGGTAGGGTCAACA GACCGTCCTCAACCATCGGGAAAAGAAGATTCTTCCGGACTCCATTTGGAAGTGACTGCACAACCGCAGTTCGCGGGATCTCCAGCTCGTGATCCGACCAGGACTTCTCCAGGTGCCCGTGACCCACATCGCAGGTCACCCAAGGCGTCCTCGGTCTCCGGCGGCAGCAAATCTCATCACACGGATGTTCCgaagaggggaggcaggaagagcgGTGGCTTGCTTTCAAAGAGAACCTCCATCGACCGGAGCCAGCATGACATCTTGCAGAGGATTTACTCCAAAAGAAGGAGCGGAGCTTCTGAAGCCAATTTAGTCG TGGCAAAGTCGTGGGCGGACGTAGTGAAACTCGGGGCCAAACAGACCCAGGCTAAAGCGGTCAAACACGGCCCCCAGCGACAGCTGAGCAAAAGGCCAAGAAAAGCGAACACTCCGAAG aagcctGTTAGCGGTGTTCACAGTGAGTTTAGTACAGGCCATGCCAACTCTCCTTGTACCATAATAATAGGGAAAGCTCACCTTGAAAAAGTAAATGTGCCTGCCCGGCCCTACAGAATGCTCAACAACTTTGTCATCAACAAGAAGGTGGACTTCAATGAAGATCTGTCAG GGTTAACTGAAATGTTCCAGACTCCAGCAGCGAAAGTGAAGCCACAAACAATGAGCCTGCGTCCCAGCGCTTTCTCAGATTCAGAGGACGTTGTCAGAAAAGAGTTTCAAGTACCTGATTCGGGAGAAAAACCTCTGCTATGCACGTCAGAAACTTTTG GAGAGAATGTATTCCCCGTGACTCAGAATGGACCGCAAGAGCCGTCTGATACAAGCCTCGCGAGCCCTGTCCTCAGACGTCAGAGTATCAGAGTAAATGTGAACATTGAGAAAACTCCGGGATCGGGGGCTCCGAAGGCCACGTCAAGTGCCAACAGGCTTCGAAGGTCCGTGGGGCCCAGAAGTATACAGATGCCAGGAGCAGGGCGCAAGGACGAAGAAGCCAAGATGGACGCTGTGGAGAATGCTCCGGGACGACTTCTGAGGAAGACCCCGCAACGAGAACAGAAACTGGAGGGAGCAGCGAAGGAACAGGAGAGCTATTTTGAAGCGAGTGAGAACGATACCGAACCAAAGGAAAATTCTGAAGAGGTGGTCGCAGTGAGGAGATCGAGAAGATATTCAGAGCAAAACCAGGAACCAGCTGCAGACCTGACCCCCCTCAAAACATGGcaagacacagaacccaaggaAGACCTGGGAGGCATCCAAGGTCTCCTCCGCACGCCCATTCGTGCGCTGGAACCAAAGGAGGCTGAGAATAAAACCGCAGAAAAGCGCCAGAAATCTTCAAAGTTGGAACTAGCTGGCACGCCAGCCGCAATGAGCGTACAGCTTGAGACCCCTCCCCAGAAAGTGGACCTGGAGGAAGGGCCCCTGGCTCTCGGGAAGCCCATCCAGATGCCAGGAGGAAGCACACACTCACACGGAGAACCTGCAGGTGGTGATAAAAACAGCGGATTGTTTAATAGAACTCCAGAGCAGAAGCTGAGCCCTGCAGAAAAAGTACCTGGAAGCAAGAGGCGGCCAAGAACACCCAAGAAAAAGAATCATTCTCTAGAAGACCTGGCTGGACTCAGAGAGCTCTTTCAAACCCCAAGCCACACAGATAAACCAATGACTGGTGACCAAACCACCAAAGCACCCTGCCAATCTCCGCTACCAGGACGAGGCAACATGCCAGCGAGTCAAAAGAGGTGGCTCGAGACCCCTCCCCAGAAAGTGGGCCTGGAGGAAGAGCCCTCTGCTCTCAGGAAGCCCACCCAGATGCCAGGGGAAAGCACAAACTCACACAGAGAACCTGGAGGTGATGATGAAGACATCAACTTGTTTAACAAAACTCCAGGGCAGAAACCAAATCCTGCAGTAACCAAAAGCAAGAGGCGGCCAAGAACACCCAAGAGAAAGGCCCATTCTCTAGAAGACCTGGCTGGACTCAGAGAGCTCTTTCAGACCCCAAACCACACAGATAAACCAATGGCTGATGACCCAACTACCAAAGCACCCAGCAAATCTCCCCTAGCAGAACTAGTCAACACACCTGCAAGTCGCAGGAGGCTGTGCAAGACCCCTCCGCAGAAAGTGGACCTGGAGGAAGAAGCCTCGGCTCTCCAGAAGTCCACCCAGATGCCAGGGGAACGCCCACACGAACACAGAGAGCCAGTAGGCGGTGATGAAGACATCGGATTGTTCAAGGAAACCCCAAAGCAGAAACTGGACCCTGCAGAAAATGTAGCTGGAAGCAAGAGGCGGTCAAGAACACCCAAGAAAAAGGTCCAGTCCCTAGAAGACCTGGTTGGCCTCAAAGAGCTTTTCCAAACCCCAGAGCACACTCCAGACCCTGTGACTGTTGACCAAACCACCAGAGTTCCCTGCAAATCTCCACAAGCAGAACCAGTCAACACGCCAGCAAGTAGAAATAGGCGGCTCAAGACCCCTCAGAAAGTGGACCTGGAGGAAGAGCCCTCTGCTCTCAGGAGTTCCACCCAGATGTCAGGGGAAAGCCCACACGAACACAGAGAGCCAGTAGGCAGTGATGTAGACATCGGATTGTTCAAGGAAACCCCAAAGCAGGAACTGGACCCTGCAGAAAATGTAGCTGGAAGCAAGAGGCGGCCAAGAACACCCAAGAAAAAGGTCCATTCTCTAGAAGACCTGGATGGACTTAGAGGGCTCTTCCAAACACCAGACCACACAGATAAACAAATGACTGGTGACCAAACTACCAAAGCACCCTGCAAATCTCTGCCAGCAGGACCAGGCAACACGCCAGCGAGTCAAAAAAGGTGGCTCGAGACCTCTCCGCAGAAAATGGGCCTGGAGGAAGAGCCCTCTGCTCTCAGGAAACCCACCCAGATGCCAGGGGAAAGCACAAACTCACACAGAGAACCTGGAGGTGATGATGAAGACATCAACTTGTTTAACAAAACTCCAGGGCAGAAACCAAATCCTGCAGTAACTAAAAGCAAGAGGCGGCCAAGAACACCCAAGAGAAAGGCCCATTCTCTAGAAGACCTGGCTGGACTCAGAGAGCTCTTTCAGACCCCAAACCACACAGATAAACCAATGGCTGATGACCCAGCTACCAAAGCACCCTGCAAATCTCCCCTAGCAGCGCTAGTCAACACACCCGCAAGTCTCAGGAGGCTGTGCAAGACCCCTCCGCAGAAAGTGGACCTGGAGGAAGAAGCCTCGGCTCTCCAGAAGTCCACCCAGATGCCAGGGGAACGCCCACACGAACACAGAGAGCCAGTAGGCGGTGATGAAGACATCGGATTGTTCAAGGAAACCCCAAAGCAGAAACTGGACCCTGCAGAAAATGTAGCTGGAAGCAAGAGGCGGCCAAGAACACCCAAGAAAAAGGTCCAGTCTTTAGAAGACCTGGTTGGCCTCAAAGAGCTTTTCCAAACACCAAGCCACACAGATAAGCCAATGGCTGGTGACCAAACCACCAAAGCACCCTGCCAATCTCCACTACCAGGACCAGGCAACACGCCAGCAAGTAAAAAGAGGCGGCTCGAGACCCCTCCCCAGAAAGTGGGCCTGGAGGAAGAGCCCCCAGCTCTCGGGAAGTCCACCCAGATGCCAGGGGAAAGCCCGCACGAACACACAGAATCAGGAGGTGAGGATAAAGACATTAAATTGTTTAACAAAACTCCAGAGCAGAAACTGAAACCTGCAGACAACGTAACTGGAAGCAAGAGGCGGCCAAGAACACCCCCAAAAAAGGTCCAGTCCCTAGAGGACCTGGTTGGCCTCAAAGAGCTTTTCCAAACCCCAGAGCAAACCAAGAAAACAACAGCTGTTGTCAAAACCGCAGTAGTGCCCTGCAAATCTCCGCTAGCAGAAACAGTCAACATACCAACCCACATGAAGACACGACTCAAGGTAGCTCTGGGGAAGGTCACCATAGAGGATGAGCTCTCAGCTGTCACGAAGCCTACCCACAGGCCAGAGGAagccacacgcacacacagagaaCCAGTAGGGGAAGATGAAGACATCAGATTGTTCAAGGAAACTCCAAAGCAGAAACTGGACCCTGCAGAAAATGTAGCTGGAAGCAAGAGGCGGCCAAGAACGCCCAAGAAAAAGGTCCAGTCCCTAGAAGACCTGGTTGGTCTCAAAGAGCTTTTCCAAACCCCAGACCCAGGGACTGGTGACCAAACCACCAAAGTTCCCTGTAAATCTCCACGAGCAGAACCAGTCAACACACCAGCAAATGGAAAGAGGTGGCTCGAGACCCCTCCCCAGAAAGTGGACCTGGAGGAAGAGCCCTCAGCTCTCAGGAAGCCCACCCGGATGCCAGGGGAAAGCCCACACGAACACAGAGAACCTGGAGGTAAGGATGAAGACATCAATTTGTTTAAGGAAACCCTAAAGCGGAAACTGAACCCTACAGAAAATGTAACTGGAAGCAAAAAGCAGCCAAGAACACCCAGGGGGAACATCCAGTCTGTAGAAGACCTGGTTGGCCTCAAAGAGCTTTTCCAAACACCAAACCACACAGATAAGCCAATGACTGGTGACCAAACCACCAAAGCACCCTGCCAATCTCCACTAGCAGGACCAGGCAACAAGCCAACCAATAGAAGGAGGCGGCTCAAGACCCCTCCCCAGAAAGTGGACCTGGAGGAAGAACCCTCAGCTCTCAGGAAGCCCACCCAGCTGCCAGGGGAAAGCCCACATGAACACAGAGAACCCGTAGGTGGTGATGCAGACATCGGATTGTTCAAGGAAACCCCAAAGCCGAAACTGGAGCCTGTGAGAAATGTATCTAGAAGCAAGAGGCGGCCAAGAACACCCAAGAAAAAGGTCCAGTCCTTAGGAGACCTGGCTGGTCTCAAAGAGCTTTTCCAAACCACAGACCCAGTGACTGGTGACCGAACCACCAAAGCACCCTTCCAATCTCCGCTTGCAGGACCAGGCAACAAGCCTACCAATAGAAGGAGGCGGCTCAAAACCCCTCCCCAGAAAGCTGATCTTAAGGAAGAGCCCTCAGCTCTCAGGAAGCCCACCCAAACGCCAGAGGAAAGCACTCACTCGCTCAGAGAATCAGGAGGTGATGATAAAGACGTTAAATTGTTTAATAGAACTGCAAAGCAGAAACTGGGCCCCACAGAAAATGTAACGGGCAGGAAAAATCGGCCAAGAGTGCCAAACCCCACCCAACCCCTGGAAGACCTGGCCAGTTTCAGAGAGTCCTTCCCGAGGCCAGATCACACCAAGCAATGGGGTGATGCTGGTAGCATCCAGGGAGCTCCAAAGCAAACACCAGACGGAGGGAAACCCGTGAAACCCCTAGCAAGAGTCCGTAGGGCCCCTCGAGGAAAGCCCGTGGAAGATCTGGCGGGCCACCGAGACCCTGTAAAATCTCGGAGTGAAAGCAGCGTTTCCCCGTCCCCAAAGAGAAAACGAGGAAACGAGGGAGGTGGCCCAGGAACAAAGAGGCTGCGCTCTGTGACACCTGCCCAGGCCACTGCCGAAGAGAAGCCTCCCCTGAAGAAAAGAAGGGGGGCCCCCAGAGAAGGACGTGACCCCCCTGAGCCCCTGGCCGCAAAGAGAAAGCTAAGGATTGTAGCGGAAAGGATGGACGTCCCGGAGGACCTGACCAGCGGCAAGAAGGAAAGCAGGACAGAGGGGCGAGAAGTAGGAAGGACGACGGCCTCTCCACAACAG GCGATGTCTCTCCGCTCGAGACGGCCAAATAAAACCAAGCTCGAAGAGCAGAGGCCCGAGCCTGTTAAAGCAGCAGCAGAGAAAGTGAAGACAGACAGAAATGACAAGAAGCCCCGGAAGACCTCCCAACAGACGAAGCCACAAAGCCCTGAAGGCAGAGCCAAGAGTTCTACACCTGCGGGCCGGGTCCGTGCAAGCAGAATGTGTCTACGGTCTACAAGACCGAGGAAGGTGCCCTTGCCTGACGTGGCAGAGGAGAAGCAAAGGGAGAAAGGTGTGGGTGTCCACGTGAAGAATCGGGAGGAAGAAGTAACACAACGTTCAGACGCCATGTCTTTGAGATCCAGAAAAGTTAAGATCCCTCCTGGAGGAAATGCTTTGGAGAGTGAATCCCAACAGCGAGTAACTCGGAGTGCCAAGAGATGTGCTGGAAATATAAAAAAG GATGAGGACAATGCGTGCATCAAGAAAATAAGAACCAGAAGTCGTCGGGACAATGAAGATGTTTAG